The following nucleotide sequence is from Paenibacillus andongensis.
GGATGCCGGCAAGGATAACACACTAGAAATCGGAAAACTGCTCTATAATGAGCACGTTATTCCTTTCGAAATCATGTCGGTGCTGCTGACGGTAGCTTTCATCGGTGCCATCGTGGTCGCGAAGAGAGAGGAGGATTAGCTGTGGGCAATATTATTACTCCCTATCTCACGCTGGCGGCAATCCTGTTCTGTATCGGGTTATATGGTGCGTTAACGAAGAAGAACGGGGTTATCGTCCTGCTTTCGATTGAGCTTATGCTGAATGCGGTGAACTTGAATTTGATTGCCTTCTCGAAGCTTGGTGACCATCCGGCTCTTACCGGGCAGATTTTCTCGCTATTCAACATCACCATAGCAGCTGCTGAGGCGGCTGTCGGGATCGCGATTCTAATTACCATTTACAGAAACAAAGGGACAGTAGAAGTTACGGATTTGGATTCTATGAAGCGCTAGGAGGCTAACAAGGATATGGTATCGGACTATTCACAGTACGCCTGGCTCATTCCGTTGTTTCCGCTGCTTGCTTTTCTAGCACTTACGGCTATGGGACGTCA
It contains:
- the nuoK gene encoding NADH-quinone oxidoreductase subunit NuoK; this encodes MGNIITPYLTLAAILFCIGLYGALTKKNGVIVLLSIELMLNAVNLNLIAFSKLGDHPALTGQIFSLFNITIAAAEAAVGIAILITIYRNKGTVEVTDLDSMKR